One Actinosynnema pretiosum DNA segment encodes these proteins:
- a CDS encoding sensor histidine kinase, giving the protein MSSSPPRDTRWRTPARWPLRARLIAEQVVLLSLVCVIIGVVTGFALRDFLVQRLDQQLTQTAGRAGFGPGRDDPVFMADPPSRSGEHVLNGPGFGPGTLVFETLGGTVEANRVDTAGALETITDQTALTALSSVPADGRTRTVELGALGGYRVVSVQFRTGTVVTGLPLSEVNSTVLRMGLILGGVALGGLITVGLAGALIIRRTLEPLERVAATAGRVAELPLHEGEVALAERVPAADATPDTEVGQVGLALNRMLGHVGEALSARHASETRVRQFVADASHELRTPLAAIRGYAELTRRSRDSVSPEIAHAMGRVESEAVRMTSLVEDLLLLARLDAGRPLELGEVDLSRLVVDSVSDARIAGREHDWRLALPPEAVTVRGDADRLRQVLANLLSNARTHTPPGTTVTTALNPGRAGRVELVVEDDGPGIPEALQPEVFERFARGDSSRSRAAGSTGLGLSIVAAVVSAHGGSVRVDSRPGATRFTVSLPAG; this is encoded by the coding sequence ATGTCCTCAAGCCCGCCCCGTGACACCCGCTGGCGCACCCCGGCCCGCTGGCCGCTGCGCGCCAGGCTGATCGCCGAGCAGGTCGTCCTGCTGTCCCTGGTGTGCGTGATCATCGGGGTGGTGACCGGGTTCGCGCTGCGGGACTTCCTGGTGCAGCGCCTCGACCAGCAGCTCACCCAGACGGCGGGCCGGGCCGGTTTCGGGCCGGGCCGCGACGATCCGGTGTTCATGGCGGACCCCCCGTCGCGCAGCGGCGAGCACGTGCTCAACGGGCCGGGCTTCGGCCCCGGCACGCTGGTGTTCGAGACGCTGGGCGGGACCGTCGAGGCCAACCGGGTGGACACCGCGGGAGCCCTGGAGACCATCACCGACCAGACGGCGCTCACCGCGCTCTCGTCCGTGCCCGCCGACGGCCGGACCAGGACCGTGGAGCTGGGCGCGCTGGGCGGCTACCGGGTGGTGTCGGTGCAGTTCCGCACCGGGACCGTGGTGACCGGGCTGCCGCTGTCCGAGGTGAACAGCACCGTCCTGCGGATGGGCCTGATCCTGGGCGGGGTGGCGCTGGGCGGTCTGATCACCGTCGGGCTGGCGGGCGCGCTGATCATCCGGCGCACCCTGGAGCCCCTCGAACGGGTCGCCGCCACGGCGGGCCGGGTGGCCGAGCTGCCGCTGCACGAGGGCGAGGTGGCGCTGGCCGAGCGGGTGCCCGCCGCCGACGCGACCCCGGACACCGAGGTCGGGCAGGTCGGGCTGGCGCTGAACCGGATGCTCGGGCACGTCGGGGAGGCGCTGTCGGCGCGGCACGCGAGCGAGACGCGGGTGCGGCAGTTCGTCGCGGACGCCTCGCACGAGCTGCGCACGCCGCTGGCCGCGATCCGGGGCTACGCGGAGCTGACCAGGCGCAGCCGGGACTCGGTGTCGCCGGAGATCGCGCACGCGATGGGCCGGGTCGAGTCCGAGGCGGTGCGGATGACCTCGCTGGTGGAGGACCTGCTGCTGCTGGCCAGGTTGGACGCGGGCCGCCCGCTGGAGCTGGGCGAGGTGGACCTGTCGCGGCTGGTCGTGGACAGCGTCAGCGACGCGCGCATCGCGGGCCGCGAGCACGACTGGCGGCTGGCGCTGCCCCCGGAGGCGGTGACCGTGCGCGGTGACGCCGACCGGTTGCGCCAGGTGCTGGCGAACCTGCTGTCCAACGCCAGGACGCACACCCCGCCGGGCACGACGGTGACGACGGCGCTGAACCCCGGACGCGCGGGCCGGGTCGAGCTGGTGGTCGAGGACGACGGCCCCGGCATCCCGGAGGCGCTGCAGCCGGAGGTGTTCGAGCGGTTCGCGCGCGGCGACAGCTCGCGCTCCCGCGCGGCGGGCAGCACGGGCCTCGGCCTGTCGATCGTGGCGGCCGTGGTGTCCGCGCACGGCGGCTCGGTCCGGGTGGACAGCAGGCCGGGCGCGACCCGGTTCACGGTGTCGCTGCCCGCGGGCTGA
- a CDS encoding response regulator transcription factor, translating to MTPGNSSPELRRPDGSPVRVLVVDDESTLAELMTMALRMEKWEVRTALDGTSAVRVAREFRPDAVVLDVMLPDFDGLEVLRRMRTEAPTLPVLFLTAKDAVEDRIAGLTAGGDDYVTKPFSLEEVVLRLRALLRRTGVTESGAGTELVVGDLVLDEETREVRRGDDQVELTATEFELLRFLMRNPKRVLSKAQILDRVWSYDFGGQANIVELYISYLRKKIDAGRAPMIHTMRGAGYVLKPAP from the coding sequence GTGACACCAGGGAACAGCTCCCCCGAACTCCGCCGCCCCGACGGCAGCCCCGTGCGGGTGCTGGTCGTCGACGACGAGTCCACGTTGGCCGAGCTCATGACGATGGCCCTGCGGATGGAGAAGTGGGAGGTGCGCACCGCGCTGGACGGCACGTCCGCCGTGCGGGTGGCGCGCGAGTTCCGCCCCGACGCCGTGGTGCTGGACGTCATGCTGCCCGACTTCGACGGTCTGGAGGTGCTGCGCCGGATGCGCACCGAGGCGCCGACGCTGCCGGTGCTGTTCCTGACGGCGAAGGACGCCGTCGAGGACCGCATCGCCGGGTTGACGGCGGGCGGCGACGACTACGTGACGAAGCCGTTCAGCCTGGAGGAGGTCGTGCTGCGGCTGCGCGCGCTGCTGCGCCGCACGGGCGTGACCGAGTCGGGCGCGGGCACCGAGCTGGTGGTCGGCGACCTGGTGCTGGACGAGGAGACCCGCGAGGTGCGGCGCGGTGACGACCAGGTGGAGCTGACCGCGACCGAGTTCGAGCTGCTGCGGTTCCTGATGCGCAACCCCAAGCGGGTGCTGAGCAAGGCGCAGATCCTGGACCGGGTGTGGAGCTACGACTTCGGGGGGCAGGCGAACATCGTGGAGCTGTACATCTCGTACCTGCGCAAGAAGATCGACGCCGGGCGCGCGCCGATGATCCACACGATGCGGGGCGCGGGCTATGTCCTCAAGCCCGCCCCGTGA
- a CDS encoding copper resistance CopC family protein, producing MPRLVIPALLACLVVLGAAVPAPASAHAELVSSDPASGAVLTAAPDRITLVFSEPVPAESSEVGVTGQDGKAWQPRSVLVNGNSLVVQLDPATARAGVTTASWRVRSEDGHDATGKLSFRLDLGDDGQTGAGEPNSPGEQQTAAPTLFSTGESPTTGSTVDNRAGDENEDMPAWLWIGVGAVIVLGFALVAVLRGRDDNQAKPRKRG from the coding sequence ATGCCCCGTCTGGTCATCCCGGCGCTCCTGGCCTGCCTGGTCGTGCTGGGCGCAGCGGTTCCCGCGCCCGCGTCCGCGCACGCCGAGCTGGTCTCCAGCGACCCGGCCTCGGGCGCCGTGCTGACCGCCGCGCCCGACCGGATCACGCTCGTGTTCAGCGAACCCGTGCCCGCCGAGAGCTCGGAGGTGGGCGTCACCGGCCAGGACGGCAAGGCGTGGCAGCCGCGTTCCGTGCTGGTCAACGGCAACTCGCTCGTGGTCCAGCTCGACCCGGCCACCGCGCGGGCAGGCGTCACCACCGCGTCCTGGCGCGTGCGCTCCGAGGACGGCCACGACGCCACCGGGAAGCTCTCCTTCCGCCTGGACCTCGGCGACGACGGCCAGACCGGCGCGGGCGAGCCCAACAGCCCCGGAGAGCAGCAGACCGCCGCCCCGACCCTGTTCTCGACCGGCGAGAGCCCGACCACCGGCAGCACGGTCGACAACCGGGCGGGCGACGAGAACGAGGACATGCCCGCCTGGCTGTGGATCGGGGTGGGCGCGGTGATCGTGCTCGGGTTCGCGCTGGTCGCGGTGCTGCGTGGCCGCGACGACAACCAGGCGAAACCCCGCAAGCGAGGGTGA
- the mug gene encoding G/U mismatch-specific DNA glycosylase, translated as MTGTPSGRTPPEGSAPRPARDAASGPDPSASASASARDAASGPAAEPAPDPGPLPDLLAPGLSALLCGINPGGRSAVTGHHYAGPGNRFWRVLHLAGFTPRLLAPSEQALLPVFGIGLTNLVARPTARAAELGAAELVAGAGRLTGLVERHRPGAVAVVGVSAYRVAFRRPRAVVGPQDVALACAPLWVLPNPSGLNAGYRLDDLVAIFRDFRSELPQPAEHPLHQGQVDPGR; from the coding sequence ATGACCGGAACCCCGTCGGGGCGAACCCCGCCCGAGGGGAGCGCCCCCCGCCCCGCGCGTGACGCCGCTTCCGGCCCCGATCCCTCCGCTTCCGCCTCCGCCTCCGCGCGTGATGCCGCTTCCGGCCCCGCCGCCGAGCCCGCCCCCGATCCCGGTCCGCTGCCGGACCTCCTCGCCCCCGGTCTGTCCGCGCTGCTGTGCGGCATCAACCCCGGTGGGCGGTCCGCCGTCACCGGGCACCACTACGCGGGGCCCGGCAACCGGTTCTGGCGCGTGCTGCACCTCGCCGGGTTCACCCCTCGCCTGCTCGCGCCCTCCGAGCAGGCGCTGCTGCCCGTGTTCGGCATCGGGCTCACGAACCTCGTCGCGCGTCCCACCGCGCGGGCCGCCGAGCTGGGGGCCGCCGAGCTGGTCGCGGGGGCCGGGCGTCTCACCGGGCTCGTCGAGCGGCACCGGCCCGGTGCGGTCGCGGTCGTCGGGGTGAGCGCCTACCGGGTGGCCTTCCGGCGTCCGCGCGCCGTCGTCGGGCCGCAGGACGTCGCGCTCGCCTGCGCGCCGCTGTGGGTGCTGCCGAACCCGAGCGGCCTCAACGCCGGGTACCGGCTGGACGACCTCGTCGCGATCTTCCGGGACTTCCGCTCAGAGCTTCCGCAACCCGCTGAGCACCCGCTCCATCAGGGCCAGGTCGACCCCGGACGGTGA
- a CDS encoding DUF742 domain-containing protein, which translates to MSTASSDRGPEGGRKRRRSLRGGGVGSTGARFGSAALQRELEEDGLPEDDPAPPKRRRRSLRGGGVGSTGARFGSASLRRSLDVDPGEDAAAVVAAPDEGERTAPFEVPPAEELPEPRESDWGLPEVPLSRTSPDDRWAAGDRWAGSLPVSGSGSAPPVDEPGADGGSLVRPYARTGGRTSVRHDLRLETLVSAANPLLAAGVEQRAIVELCTAPRSVAEVSALLSVPLGVARVLISDLIELGAVTTHEGTGSPSGVDLALMERVLSGLRKL; encoded by the coding sequence GTGAGCACAGCCAGCTCGGATCGTGGTCCGGAGGGCGGTCGCAAGCGCCGTCGCTCGTTGCGCGGTGGTGGGGTGGGCTCCACGGGGGCCCGCTTCGGGTCCGCCGCGCTGCAGCGCGAACTGGAGGAGGACGGGCTCCCCGAGGACGACCCGGCCCCGCCCAAGCGCAGGCGGCGCTCGCTGCGCGGCGGGGGCGTGGGGAGCACCGGGGCGCGGTTCGGGTCGGCCTCGTTGCGGCGGAGCCTGGACGTGGACCCCGGCGAGGACGCCGCGGCGGTGGTGGCCGCCCCCGACGAGGGGGAGCGCACCGCGCCGTTCGAGGTGCCGCCCGCCGAGGAGTTACCCGAGCCCCGCGAGTCGGACTGGGGCTTGCCCGAGGTGCCGCTGTCCCGGACGTCCCCGGACGACCGGTGGGCGGCGGGCGACCGGTGGGCCGGGTCGCTGCCGGTGTCCGGTTCGGGGTCCGCTCCCCCGGTGGACGAGCCGGGGGCGGACGGGGGTTCGCTGGTGCGGCCGTACGCGCGGACCGGCGGGCGCACCTCGGTCCGGCACGACCTGCGCCTGGAGACCCTGGTCTCCGCGGCGAACCCGCTGCTCGCGGCGGGGGTGGAGCAGCGCGCGATCGTGGAGCTGTGCACCGCGCCCCGGTCGGTGGCCGAGGTGTCCGCGCTGCTGTCGGTGCCACTGGGCGTGGCCAGGGTGCTGATCAGTGACTTGATCGAGTTAGGCGCGGTGACCACGCACGAGGGAACGGGGTCACCGTCCGGGGTCGACCTGGCCCTGATGGAGCGGGTGCTCAGCGGGTTGCGGAAGCTCTGA
- a CDS encoding RNA-binding S4 domain-containing protein, with protein sequence MRIREVEIADDMIRLGQFLKLAGLAEHGAHARELVEEGEVTVNGRPESRRGAQLKNGDVVAVDGEKARLVARTTQAGADAGADAAVDTDAG encoded by the coding sequence ATGCGCATCCGCGAAGTGGAGATCGCCGACGACATGATCAGGCTCGGCCAGTTCCTCAAGCTGGCGGGCCTGGCCGAGCACGGCGCCCACGCCAGGGAACTCGTCGAGGAGGGCGAGGTCACGGTCAACGGACGGCCCGAGTCCCGGCGCGGCGCGCAGCTCAAGAACGGCGACGTCGTCGCGGTCGACGGAGAGAAGGCCCGCCTGGTCGCGCGCACCACCCAGGCCGGTGCCGACGCCGGTGCCGACGCGGCCGTCGACACCGACGCAGGCTGA
- a CDS encoding sugar transferase: MNRWEPAYRRSVIAADLLCTLLVVLLAGYLMSVNHVTFGPLHLVALEAVTFAVVVGSLCVNRVWSASVLGQGAEEFRRLGRAIGSAVVVMGLGALAVSLPGGRSWVFLVGPAIALVAFPVRYALRRPLHRARGEGRCLLPVLAAGNVDTVKDLIGRTRRAPHLGWRVDAVCTVDGRAEMGVELDGIPVVGRFGELAEQVRRGGYRIVAVTPDAYWTPKRLQQLAWDLEGSGTEMVVAPALMDFAGPRLHVTGVLGMPLLRVSEPVFTGFRRVVKATFDRLGSAVLLTLFAPVLLTVAVAIMIDSRGPVLYRQSRVGKDGVPFTILKFRTMVTNADALRSQLQSVNEGSGVLFKMRRDPRVTGVGRVLRRYSLDELPQLLNVLGGTMSLVGPRPPLPEESAKYGPDVRRRLLVKPGLTGLWQVSGRSDLSWEESVRLDLRYVEDWSLALDALILWKTFRAVFGGQGAY, translated from the coding sequence GTGAACCGCTGGGAACCCGCGTACCGGCGCAGCGTCATCGCCGCCGACCTGCTCTGCACCCTCCTGGTGGTCCTGCTGGCCGGCTACCTCATGTCGGTCAACCACGTCACGTTCGGCCCGCTGCACCTCGTCGCCCTCGAAGCGGTCACCTTCGCGGTGGTCGTGGGCTCGCTGTGCGTGAACCGGGTGTGGAGCGCGTCCGTCCTCGGCCAGGGCGCCGAGGAGTTCCGAAGACTGGGCCGCGCGATCGGCTCGGCGGTCGTGGTCATGGGCCTCGGCGCGCTGGCCGTCAGCCTGCCCGGCGGCCGGAGCTGGGTGTTCCTGGTCGGCCCGGCCATCGCCCTGGTCGCCTTCCCGGTCCGCTACGCCCTGCGCCGCCCGCTGCACCGCGCCCGCGGTGAGGGCCGCTGCCTGCTGCCGGTGCTGGCCGCGGGCAACGTCGACACCGTCAAGGACCTGATCGGCCGCACCCGCCGCGCCCCGCACCTGGGCTGGCGCGTCGACGCGGTCTGCACCGTCGACGGCCGCGCCGAGATGGGCGTCGAGCTGGACGGCATCCCCGTGGTCGGCCGCTTCGGCGAGCTGGCCGAGCAGGTGCGCCGGGGCGGCTACCGCATCGTCGCGGTCACCCCCGACGCCTACTGGACGCCCAAGCGCCTCCAGCAGCTCGCCTGGGACCTGGAGGGCTCCGGCACCGAGATGGTCGTCGCGCCCGCGCTGATGGACTTCGCCGGACCGCGCCTGCACGTCACCGGCGTGCTCGGGATGCCGCTGCTGCGGGTGTCCGAGCCGGTCTTCACCGGTTTCCGCCGCGTGGTCAAGGCCACCTTCGACCGCCTCGGCTCGGCGGTGCTGCTCACCCTGTTCGCGCCCGTCCTGCTGACCGTGGCCGTCGCGATCATGATCGACAGCCGGGGCCCGGTGCTCTACAGGCAGAGCCGCGTGGGCAAGGACGGCGTTCCCTTCACGATCCTGAAGTTCCGGACGATGGTGACCAATGCCGACGCGCTGCGCTCGCAGCTCCAGTCGGTCAACGAGGGCTCCGGCGTGCTGTTCAAGATGCGCCGCGACCCGAGGGTGACCGGCGTCGGCCGCGTCCTGCGCCGCTACTCGCTGGACGAGCTGCCCCAGCTGCTCAACGTGCTCGGAGGGACCATGTCGCTGGTGGGTCCCCGGCCGCCGCTGCCCGAGGAGAGCGCCAAGTACGGCCCCGACGTGCGGCGCAGGCTGCTGGTCAAGCCCGGCCTGACCGGCCTGTGGCAGGTCTCCGGGCGCAGCGACCTGTCGTGGGAGGAGTCCGTGCGGCTCGACCTGCGGTACGTGGAGGACTGGTCGCTCGCGCTGGACGCGCTGATCCTGTGGAAGACCTTCCGCGCCGTCTTCGGCGGTCAGGGGGCCTACTGA
- a CDS encoding Gfo/Idh/MocA family protein, with protein sequence MDQPIGVAVIGAGYWGPNLVRNAQATPAMTLRYLCDLDTDKAHRVLGGYSTVRVSGSLEEVLADPAVDAVAIATPAATHLPVAMAALRAGKHVLVEKPLAANYADGHRLVREAEERGLTLMLDHTFCYTPAVQHLRHLVRSGEIGTVQYLDSVRVNLGLVQPDVDVLWDLAPHDLSIFDAILPDGVRVTRVAAHGSDPIGAGRACIGHLTLELSDGVLAHVHVNWLSPTKIRTMIVGGSRRTVVWDDLNIVQRISVHDRGADLTPADLGEAERRQAIISYRRGETVAPALPEREALRGVMAEFAASITEKRAPLTDGWSGLRVLAILEAASASLVGGGEFVRVRDARRPAEWEEAVA encoded by the coding sequence ATGGACCAGCCGATCGGCGTCGCCGTCATCGGCGCCGGCTACTGGGGCCCGAACCTGGTGCGCAACGCCCAGGCGACCCCGGCCATGACGCTGCGCTACCTGTGCGACCTGGACACCGACAAGGCCCACCGGGTCCTCGGCGGCTACTCCACGGTCCGCGTGTCCGGCTCGCTGGAGGAGGTGCTGGCCGACCCCGCCGTCGACGCGGTCGCCATCGCCACCCCGGCCGCCACCCACCTGCCGGTCGCGATGGCCGCCCTGCGCGCGGGCAAGCACGTGCTGGTGGAGAAGCCCCTCGCGGCCAACTACGCGGACGGCCACCGGCTGGTCCGCGAGGCCGAGGAGCGCGGCCTGACCCTCATGCTCGACCACACCTTCTGCTACACCCCGGCCGTGCAGCACCTGCGCCACCTGGTGCGCTCCGGCGAGATCGGCACGGTCCAGTACCTGGACTCGGTGCGGGTCAACCTGGGCCTGGTGCAGCCGGACGTGGACGTGCTGTGGGACCTGGCCCCGCACGACCTGTCGATCTTCGACGCGATCCTGCCCGACGGCGTGCGCGTCACCCGCGTGGCCGCGCACGGCTCCGACCCGATCGGCGCCGGCCGCGCCTGCATCGGGCACCTCACCCTGGAGCTGTCCGACGGCGTCCTGGCGCACGTGCACGTCAACTGGCTCTCGCCCACCAAGATCCGCACGATGATCGTCGGCGGCTCGCGCCGCACCGTCGTGTGGGACGACCTGAACATCGTGCAGCGGATCTCCGTGCACGACCGCGGCGCCGACCTCACCCCGGCCGACCTGGGCGAGGCCGAGCGCAGGCAGGCGATCATCTCCTACCGCCGCGGCGAGACCGTCGCGCCCGCGCTGCCCGAGCGCGAGGCCCTGCGCGGCGTCATGGCTGAGTTCGCGGCGTCCATCACCGAGAAGCGCGCTCCCCTGACCGACGGCTGGTCGGGGCTGCGCGTGCTGGCCATCCTTGAGGCGGCCTCGGCGAGCCTCGTCGGGGGCGGGGAGTTCGTGAGGGTCCGGGACGCGCGGCGCCCGGCCGAGTGGGAAGAGGCGGTTGCATGA
- the rfbC gene encoding dTDP-4-dehydrorhamnose 3,5-epimerase, protein MSGVVTPKQGMDMTVTPTEIDGVRVVQPEWFEDERGFFFESYSKRRWEQHGLHLDFVQDNHSRSSRGVLRGLHFQTGLAPQHRLVRCTAGAIWDVVVDIRVGSPTFGKWFGIELSATNRTQLLMGPGFAHGFAVLSDVAEVQYKTTGFHTPEAEGLLAWDDPDVGIPWPVEDPTLSAKDSANPSLAAYLENPAFHHGVEA, encoded by the coding sequence ATGAGCGGGGTGGTCACCCCCAAGCAGGGCATGGACATGACGGTCACGCCGACGGAGATCGACGGCGTGCGCGTGGTCCAGCCCGAGTGGTTCGAGGACGAGCGCGGCTTCTTCTTCGAGTCCTACAGCAAGCGCCGCTGGGAGCAGCACGGGCTGCACCTGGACTTCGTGCAGGACAACCACTCCCGGTCCAGCAGGGGGGTGCTGCGCGGCCTGCACTTCCAGACCGGGCTCGCCCCGCAGCACCGGCTGGTGCGCTGCACCGCCGGCGCGATCTGGGACGTGGTGGTCGACATCCGGGTCGGCTCGCCGACCTTCGGCAAGTGGTTCGGGATCGAGCTGTCCGCGACCAACCGCACCCAGCTGCTGATGGGGCCGGGCTTCGCGCACGGCTTCGCGGTGCTGTCCGACGTCGCCGAGGTCCAGTACAAGACCACCGGCTTCCACACCCCCGAGGCCGAGGGCCTGCTGGCCTGGGACGACCCGGACGTGGGCATCCCGTGGCCGGTCGAGGACCCGACGCTGTCCGCGAAGGACTCGGCCAACCCGAGCCTCGCCGCCTACCTGGAGAACCCGGCCTTCCACCACGGAGTTGAAGCGTGA
- a CDS encoding SDR family NAD(P)-dependent oxidoreductase translates to MNLRDARVLITGGAGLIGSTIADQLVDEGVAEIVVLDNLVRGRMANLATAEASGKVRFVEGDIRDVELVKSTMDGVDLLFHQAAIRITQCAEEPRLAHDVLATGTFNVLEAAVEKKVTKVVAASSASVYGLAEVFPTEEDHHPFGNRTLYGAAKVYNEGLLRSFNEMHGLDYVGLRYFNVYGPRMDVFGVYTEVLVRWMERIAEGTPPLILGDGSQTMDFVYSTDIARANVLAAKSEASDEIFNVASGVETSLAQLADALLEVMGRSDLRPEHGPERKVNAVPRRLASTEAAKDRIGFEATTSLHEGLTRLVAWWQDELQGAQR, encoded by the coding sequence GTGAACCTGCGTGACGCGCGCGTCCTGATCACCGGCGGCGCCGGCCTCATCGGCTCGACCATCGCCGACCAGCTCGTCGACGAGGGCGTCGCCGAGATCGTCGTGCTGGACAACCTGGTGCGGGGCCGCATGGCCAACCTCGCCACCGCCGAGGCCAGCGGCAAGGTCCGCTTCGTCGAGGGCGACATCCGCGACGTGGAGCTGGTCAAGTCCACGATGGACGGTGTCGACCTGCTGTTCCACCAGGCCGCCATCCGGATCACCCAGTGCGCCGAGGAGCCCCGGCTGGCGCACGACGTGCTGGCCACCGGCACGTTCAACGTGCTCGAGGCCGCCGTGGAGAAGAAGGTCACCAAGGTCGTCGCCGCCTCGTCGGCGTCGGTCTACGGCCTGGCCGAGGTCTTCCCCACCGAGGAGGACCACCACCCGTTCGGCAACCGCACCCTCTACGGGGCCGCGAAGGTCTACAACGAGGGCCTGCTGCGCAGCTTCAACGAGATGCACGGCCTGGACTACGTGGGCCTGCGCTACTTCAACGTCTACGGCCCCCGCATGGACGTCTTCGGCGTCTACACCGAGGTCCTGGTGCGCTGGATGGAGCGCATCGCCGAGGGCACGCCGCCGCTGATCCTGGGCGACGGCAGCCAGACCATGGACTTCGTCTACAGCACCGACATCGCGCGGGCCAACGTGCTCGCGGCGAAGAGCGAGGCCTCGGACGAGATCTTCAACGTCGCCTCCGGCGTGGAGACCTCGCTCGCGCAGCTCGCCGACGCGCTGCTGGAGGTCATGGGCCGGTCCGACCTGCGCCCCGAGCACGGCCCGGAGCGCAAGGTCAACGCCGTCCCGCGCAGGCTCGCCTCCACCGAGGCCGCCAAGGACCGCATCGGGTTCGAGGCGACCACGTCCCTCCACGAAGGACTCACCCGCCTCGTCGCGTGGTGGCAGGACGAACTCCAGGGAGCGCAGCGATGA
- a CDS encoding DegT/DnrJ/EryC1/StrS family aminotransferase: protein MIPITRLYVGQEEADAAAEAVRSGWLSVGPRAGKFEQQVAEQVGAKHAVSVNSATTGLHLALAALGIGEGDEVICPSFTFIATPNSIRYTGATPVFADIDERTYNIDPAHVEQLITPRTRAIMPASQIGLPADLKALRAIADKHGLFLVEDAAPAYGATIDGVRLGAISDLTVFSFDARKILTTGEGGVVTTDSDEWAAKLRALRAHAASVSTLARHTSTAVIAESYDEVGFNYKMTDIQAAVGVVQLGKLDHVVKTRRSLAARYDELLKGNDAVVTPFEPEGLGHVYQSYLVRLVRHERMAVMTAMAERGVATRRITACHLEPVYHAGEHNPVLPVTEKVAADHVLLPHFVGLTDEEQDEVVAALSAATA from the coding sequence ATGATCCCCATCACCCGCCTGTACGTCGGCCAGGAGGAGGCGGACGCCGCCGCCGAGGCCGTGCGCTCCGGCTGGCTGTCGGTCGGCCCGCGCGCGGGCAAGTTCGAGCAGCAGGTCGCCGAGCAGGTCGGCGCGAAGCACGCGGTCAGCGTGAACAGCGCCACCACCGGCCTGCACCTCGCGCTGGCCGCGCTCGGCATCGGCGAGGGCGACGAGGTCATCTGCCCGTCGTTCACCTTCATCGCCACGCCGAACTCGATCCGCTACACCGGCGCCACGCCGGTGTTCGCCGACATCGACGAGCGCACCTACAACATCGACCCCGCGCACGTCGAGCAGCTGATCACCCCGCGCACCAGGGCGATCATGCCCGCCAGCCAGATCGGGCTGCCCGCCGACCTCAAGGCGCTGCGGGCGATCGCCGACAAGCACGGCCTGTTCCTGGTCGAGGACGCGGCGCCCGCCTACGGCGCCACGATCGACGGCGTGCGGCTGGGCGCGATCAGCGACCTGACCGTGTTCAGCTTCGACGCCCGCAAGATCCTCACCACCGGCGAGGGCGGCGTCGTCACCACCGACAGCGACGAGTGGGCCGCGAAGCTGCGGGCGCTGCGCGCGCACGCCGCCTCGGTGTCCACGCTGGCCAGGCACACCTCGACGGCGGTCATCGCCGAGAGCTACGACGAGGTGGGCTTCAACTACAAGATGACCGACATCCAGGCCGCGGTGGGCGTGGTGCAGCTGGGCAAGCTGGACCACGTGGTCAAGACCCGCCGCTCGCTGGCCGCGCGCTACGACGAGCTGCTGAAGGGCAACGACGCCGTCGTGACGCCCTTCGAGCCCGAGGGCCTCGGCCACGTCTACCAGTCGTACCTGGTGCGCCTGGTCCGGCACGAGCGCATGGCCGTCATGACCGCCATGGCCGAGCGGGGCGTGGCCACCCGCCGCATCACCGCCTGCCACCTGGAGCCCGTGTACCACGCCGGTGAGCACAACCCGGTGCTGCCGGTCACCGAGAAGGTCGCCGCCGACCACGTCCTGCTGCCGCACTTCGTCGGGCTGACCGACGAGGAGCAGGACGAGGTCGTCGCCGCGCTGTCCGCCGCCACCGCCTAG